The following proteins are encoded in a genomic region of Agelaius phoeniceus isolate bAgePho1 chromosome 17, bAgePho1.hap1, whole genome shotgun sequence:
- the STX16 gene encoding syntaxin-16 isoform X2, with amino-acid sequence MATRRLTDAFLLLRNNAVQSRQLLAEQLADDRMALVSGISLDPEAAIGVTKRLPPKWVDGADEIQYDIARVKQKMKELASLHDKHLNRPTLDDSSEEERAIEITTQEITQLFHRCQRAVQVLQSRSRTCTEQEARVLRNVVSSLAQALQDLSTNFRHAQSDYLKRMKNREERSKHFFDTSVPLMDDGEDDTLYDRGFTDDQLALVEQNTLMVEEREREIRQIVQSISDLNEIFRDLGAMIVEQGTVLDRIDYNIEQSCMKTEEGLKQLHKAEQYQKKNRKMLVILILFVIVIVLIVVLIGVKSH; translated from the exons ATGGCCACCCGGCGTCTCACGGACGCGTTCTTGTTGTTGCGGAACAACGCGGTGCAGAGCCGGCAGCTGCTGGCCGAGCAA ctggctgaTGACCGCATGGCCCTGGTGTCAGGGATCAGCCTGGACCCCGAGGCCGCCATCGGCGTCACCAAGCGCCTGCCCCCCAAGTGGGTGGATGGGGCAGACGAG ATTCAGTATGATATTGCCAGGgttaaacagaaaatgaaagaattaGCCAGTCTTCATGATAAACATCTAAACAGACCCACACTGGATGACAGCAGTGAAGAGGAACGGGCAATAGAAATCACAACCCAGGAGATCACACAG TTATTCCACAGGTGtcagagagcagtgcaggtgctgcagagcaggtcACGAACTTGCACAGAGCAGGAAGCACGTGTCCTCAGGAATGTGGTGTCTTCCTTAGCACAGGCCCTGCAGGACCTCTCCACCAACTTTAGGCACGCACAGTCTGACTATCTCAAAC GTatgaagaatagagaagaaagGTCCAAACACTTCTTTGACACCTCAGTCCCACTGATGGATGATGGGGAGGATGATACACTTTATGATAGA GGTTTTACAGATGACCAGCTGGCATTGGTGGAGCAAAACACCCTGATGGTGGAAGAGAGGGAGCGAGAAATCCGTCAGATTGTGCAGTCAATCTCTGATCTCAACGAGATATTTAGGGACCTGGGAGCAATGATAGTAGAACAG GGAACAGTTCTAGATAGAATTGACTATAATATTGAACAGTCATGTATGAAAACTGAAGAGGGTCTAAAACAGCTGCATAAG GCAGAGCAATATCAAAAGAAGAATCGGAAGATGCtcgttattttaattttgtttgttatAGTAATTGTCCTTATTGTTGTTCTTATTGGTGTAAAGTCACACTAG
- the STX16 gene encoding syntaxin-16 isoform X1, whose translation MATRRLTDAFLLLRNNAVQSRQLLAEQELDELADDRMALVSGISLDPEAAIGVTKRLPPKWVDGADEIQYDIARVKQKMKELASLHDKHLNRPTLDDSSEEERAIEITTQEITQLFHRCQRAVQVLQSRSRTCTEQEARVLRNVVSSLAQALQDLSTNFRHAQSDYLKRMKNREERSKHFFDTSVPLMDDGEDDTLYDRGFTDDQLALVEQNTLMVEEREREIRQIVQSISDLNEIFRDLGAMIVEQGTVLDRIDYNIEQSCMKTEEGLKQLHKAEQYQKKNRKMLVILILFVIVIVLIVVLIGVKSH comes from the exons ATGGCCACCCGGCGTCTCACGGACGCGTTCTTGTTGTTGCGGAACAACGCGGTGCAGAGCCGGCAGCTGCTGGCCGAGCAA GAGCTGGATGAG ctggctgaTGACCGCATGGCCCTGGTGTCAGGGATCAGCCTGGACCCCGAGGCCGCCATCGGCGTCACCAAGCGCCTGCCCCCCAAGTGGGTGGATGGGGCAGACGAG ATTCAGTATGATATTGCCAGGgttaaacagaaaatgaaagaattaGCCAGTCTTCATGATAAACATCTAAACAGACCCACACTGGATGACAGCAGTGAAGAGGAACGGGCAATAGAAATCACAACCCAGGAGATCACACAG TTATTCCACAGGTGtcagagagcagtgcaggtgctgcagagcaggtcACGAACTTGCACAGAGCAGGAAGCACGTGTCCTCAGGAATGTGGTGTCTTCCTTAGCACAGGCCCTGCAGGACCTCTCCACCAACTTTAGGCACGCACAGTCTGACTATCTCAAAC GTatgaagaatagagaagaaagGTCCAAACACTTCTTTGACACCTCAGTCCCACTGATGGATGATGGGGAGGATGATACACTTTATGATAGA GGTTTTACAGATGACCAGCTGGCATTGGTGGAGCAAAACACCCTGATGGTGGAAGAGAGGGAGCGAGAAATCCGTCAGATTGTGCAGTCAATCTCTGATCTCAACGAGATATTTAGGGACCTGGGAGCAATGATAGTAGAACAG GGAACAGTTCTAGATAGAATTGACTATAATATTGAACAGTCATGTATGAAAACTGAAGAGGGTCTAAAACAGCTGCATAAG GCAGAGCAATATCAAAAGAAGAATCGGAAGATGCtcgttattttaattttgtttgttatAGTAATTGTCCTTATTGTTGTTCTTATTGGTGTAAAGTCACACTAG